The following proteins are co-located in the Vicia villosa cultivar HV-30 ecotype Madison, WI unplaced genomic scaffold, Vvil1.0 ctg.000421F_1_1_1, whole genome shotgun sequence genome:
- the LOC131628030 gene encoding uncharacterized protein LOC131628030, with translation MENKDGTPKEAKDYYSRSIWWSETSQAFEDYKNSVRNGTYSFQEIMTPEISETFGDLKSLTSNIRRVDEIVSDTGSDENGKFVVPYSIQILSTEIVEIVEDGKSITINKDRRVDDLYVAVGEDDLDVVKWALDHAVSPGARIFLVHVSPPITLIPTPVGMFERNQLTPQQVRRYLNEVNNKRKDLLQNYIQLSNEAKVTADTLILESKHKGKAILDLISILNITNLVLGIKKLPCKRGNDKLSEGEFVKKNAPKTCDVTLIYNGNVLVSDACLGEFPYYGSLSQNKDHSKRSFFHQCICFSGCVGEEKEN, from the exons ATGGAAAATAAAGATGGTACCCCAAAAGAAGCAAAGGATTATTATTCTAGATCAATATGGTGGTCAGAAACATCACAAGCTTTTGAGGATTACAAAAATTCTGTCAGAAATGGAACTTATAGCTTCCAAGAAATTATGACACCAGAAATTTCTGAAACATTCGGTGATCTCAAAAGCTTAACAAGTAACATAAGAAGAGTTGATGAAATAGTATCAGACACCGGTAGCGATGAAAACGGTAAATTTGTTGTTCCTTATTCTATACAAATATTGTCCACAGAGATTGTCGAGATAGTTGAGGATGGGAAGAGCATAACAATCAACAAAGATAGAAGAGTTGATGATCTTTATGTTGCTGTTGGTGAAGATGATTTGGATGTTGTGAAATGGGCTCTTGATCATGCTGTTTCTCCTGGTGCAAGGATTTTTCTTGTTCATGTCTCTCCTCCAATCACATTGATTCCTACACCAG TTGGGATGTTTGAAAGAAACCAACTGACTCCACAACAAGTAAGACGTTACTTGAATGAAGTGAACAATAAAAGGAAAGATCTTTTGCAGAACTATATCCAGCTCAGTAATGAAGCCAAG GTAACTGCAGACACATTGATTCTTGAGAGCAAACATAAAGGAAAAGCCATTTTAGATCTCATCTCTATTCTTAACATAACCAACCTTGTATTAGGAATCAAAAAGCTACCCTGCAAAAG GGGCAATGATAAATTGAGTGAAGGAGAGTTTGTAAAGAAAAATGCACCAAAGACATGTGATGTTACATTAATTTACAACGGCAATGTGCTTGTGTCTGACGCTTGTTTGGGTGAATTTCCATACTACGGTTCATTATCACAAAATAAAGATCACTCAAAACGCAGCTTCTTTCATCAGTGTATCTGCTTTTCAG GATGCgtgggagaagaaaaagaaaactag